The sequence ATGGAGTGTGAAGGCGAGTTTACGTTTACAGGCGGAGCCGGTGGTTTCAGTGAAATCTCGGGAACAATACCGTTCTTCAGCAGGATTATCTTCGAGAAGTTGGAAGCCGTTAATGCTCGGGCCGTCGGCTATGCATACTGGCCGAACCTGACGGTGACGTTGCCCTGAGGGATCCATACGCTGAACAAGAGACGATTGGCAACGAAGCAATAAGAAGGTGCGGCTGCTGGCTCCCTAGGTGATGGAATGAACCTGGACAATAAGTACGTCGTGATTGATCTATCACCAGGTTGTTTCGGTTATCTACTGATACCCAGCTCCTGTCGCTAGTGGAGCCGGTGCCGAACCCACAACTATTCCTTGTCGTTTGACCCTCTCCACTCCTTCCGTTAGAATGCGCCAGTTTTTATCCTAACCTCCGACCATAGCTTGAATTTTTGCTACCATGACGACACCACCCGGTTCCAATTCCAGCCCTTGGGCCTCCGTGATCATCCCCATCAAGGATGAGCGCGAGAACTTGTCTCCTTTGATGGCAAGCTTGTTGAAAGTCATGGATTCGCACGAGCTCTCACATACTCGCCCGTACGAGATTCTCTTCGTTGACGATGGGAGCAGCGACGGGAGCAGCGACGAGTTGGACCGATTGGCACGCGAACATGCGTGCGTGCGCGTCTTCCACTTCGACCGTAATTACGGCAAAACGTGCGCGCTTGATGCGGGCTTTCGGCAATCGTCTGGCGAGATCATTATCCAGATCGACGGCGATCTCCAGCAGGATAGCGAAGATATCTTGAGGCTGCTTCCTTATACCGCCTCCCACGACCTCGTCTGCGGATGGAGACAACAACGACAGGACGGCTTCGTGAAGATGATCTCCTCCCGGATTGCGAACCCTGTGCGAAACTTTTTTACGCATGACGGTGTCCATGATACGGGGTGCCCGCTGAAGGTCTTTCGACGCCCCGTGCTGGAACGCATCCGGCTCTTTGAGGGCCTGCATCGATTCTTTCCGGCGCTCGCGCTCATGCATGGTTTCACGGTCACGGAAGTGCCGGTGCGTCATTATCCCCGCATCCACGGCGTCTCGAAATACGGCATGGGGAACCGCTTGTTCAAGTCGCTGTATGATCTGATCGCCGTACGTTGGATGCAGAATCGTGTGTTGCTCTATAGATTCCGGGACAATGACGTTCGAACCGGGCTTCGTGATAAGTGATGGGTGATGCGTGAGCGGAAGCATCGTAACCACCCATAAAGATCTCGATGTTTGGAAGAAATCCATGGATCTTGCATCGCACGTTTACTCATTGACTTCGCAGTTTCCCAAAGAAGAGCTATACGGACTCACTTCGCAGATGCGACGCTCTGCCGTCTCTATCCCTAGTAATATCGCCGAAGGCGCCGCAAGGCATTCAAGGAAAGAACTCACTCAATTTCTTCACATTGCGTCAGGTTCAGTCGCCGAGCTGGACCCAGCTCGTTCTCGCCTCCCGAATGGGATTTCCTCCCACAAACATCGCCCTGGTCCAAATCGAGGAAATCAGAAAAATGCTACTCGGGTTACTTCGCTCTCTGAAGAAGCAACCCATCACCCATCACTCATCACATCCTCAACCACATGAGTACTGAGACCATCTGGCTCGGCATCGGCTTCCTTGGTCAAGGGCTCTTCTTTGGTCGTTGGCTGGTCCAATGGATTGCGTCTGAGCGTAGTTCGGAGAGCCGGGTACCGATTTCCTTCTGGTATATGAGTCTCATTGGAGGGCTGATTACGCTCACCTACGCGATCTATCGCAAGGACCCTGTATTTATTTCCGGGCAAAGCCTCGGGGCGGTGGTCTATCTGCGCAACCTGATCCTCATTCACCGCACGGATCAAACGAAGCCCCCGCCGCGGCCACAAGCATGAGAGATTCTGCCGTTCACCTCAACTGGATCCGTTCTATCCTTCACGAATAGCGACACCAAATCACTATGGATCGGAGCTCATCGCAACCCATCCAGCTACTGGCCCTGACGCTCTTGGCTGGTCTGCTGTTCTTCATCGGTCTCGGCAGTATGGGATTAACCGATCGCGACGAAGGCCGCAATGCGGAGGCCGGCCGTGAAATGTTCGCATCCGGCGATCTCGTTACCCCGACCTTCAATGGCGAACTACGCGTTGCGAAGCCGGTCTTCGTCTATTGGCTGATGACCGCGTCCTATCATGTGTTCGGAGTGAATGAGTTTGCAGCGCGCGCCCCGTCCGCCTTCTTCGGCGTGGCATTGATCGTGATGCACTACTGGTTTCTGTCTCGCCTTCGCGGCCCGACCGTGGGACTGGTTGGTGCACTGATGTTGCTGTTGAATGTCGAGATCCTGGCGCTCGGACGAATGGCCATCACCGATAGTGTGCTGATTTTCTTCACCACGTTGTCGCTCTATAGTTTTTGGCTCGGTCTCCATGAACAGGGTGCCGGGCGACATTGGATCTGGGGATTTTATGCCGGCATGGCCTTTGCCACTTTGACGAAAGGAC is a genomic window of Candidatus Nitrospira kreftii containing:
- a CDS encoding hypothetical protein (conserved protein of unknown function); this encodes MSTETIWLGIGFLGQGLFFGRWLVQWIASERSSESRVPISFWYMSLIGGLITLTYAIYRKDPVFISGQSLGAVVYLRNLILIHRTDQTKPPPRPQA
- a CDS encoding Glycosyl transferase, family 2 is translated as MTTPPGSNSSPWASVIIPIKDERENLSPLMASLLKVMDSHELSHTRPYEILFVDDGSSDGSSDELDRLAREHACVRVFHFDRNYGKTCALDAGFRQSSGEIIIQIDGDLQQDSEDILRLLPYTASHDLVCGWRQQRQDGFVKMISSRIANPVRNFFTHDGVHDTGCPLKVFRRPVLERIRLFEGLHRFFPALALMHGFTVTEVPVRHYPRIHGVSKYGMGNRLFKSLYDLIAVRWMQNRVLLYRFRDNDVRTGLRDK